GCTTACCGGGCGAGCGCCATCGCCGGAGCGGAGGCCGCCTTCTGTGTGCCCAAAGCGATCCTCTTGGCGGCCTGCCTGCGCGCGGTCGACATTCCTGCAGCGCTGGGATTCGCCGATGTGCGCAACCATCTGAACACGCCCAAGCTGCGGGAGCTGATGGGCACCGATCTCTTCGTCTATCACGGCTACGTGCAGCTCTGGCTCGACGGCAATACCTATAAGATCACGCCTGCGTTCAACATGGAGCTGTGCGAGCGGTTCGGGGTCAGGCCGCTAATCTTCGATGGCAACAGCGACGCCCTGTTTCACGAATTCGACGTCAAGGACCAGCGGCACATGGAATATGTGAACGATCGGGGGCTCTACGTCGACGCACCGATGGAGGAATTCCTGCGCCTTTTCAAAAGGACCTATCCCAAGCTCGAGCAGTTCAATCGCGAGCGCATCTCGCACAGCGCCGAAGGGGTGGACGCCGGGTTTGCGGCAGCGGGCAAGGTCTCATGAAATATCTGGAAGATTTCCAGCCAGGTCAGATCTACAGGTTCCGCGCAGAGCCGCTGAGCAAGGAGGAGATCATTGCGTTCGCGCATGAATGGGATCCGCAGCGGCTGCACACCGATGAGAACTATGCCGTGTCCGTCCACGGCAGCCTGATCGCCTCGGGCTTTCAGACGATGCTGCAGGTGTTCAAGCCAGTCATGCATGGAATGATGCCGGAGATCGCCAATATCGGGGGGTTGGGTTTCGATTCGCTGAGATGGCCTCGGCCAATTCGGCCCGGCGAGGCGCTGGACATCGAACTGGAAGTCTCTTCGGTCACACCTTCGAAGAGCAAACCGGATAGGGGCGTGCTGGCCTACACGCTCAGAGCCATGAATCCCGCAGGACAGGTCGTGTTCACTGCCGATACTCCGGTGATGATCAAGCGCCGGCCCTCGGAGGAAAAATGAGCAACGCTGCACATCACGACCAGGACGATCTCCGCCTATTGCGTCAAAGCGTCCGCACGCTGTTGGAGCGCGCGGGCGGCGTGGCGCGAGCGCGCAAGATCAGGGACGAAGGCGGCGGCTGGGATGCGCCCGTGATGACGGAACTGGCCGAGGCTGGCGTGTTCGGCGCAGTGGTTCCCGAAGAGGCCGGCGGCCTCGGCATGGGGCTGGCCGCCGCCGGTATCATCGCCGAAGAAGTAGGCCGGGCGATCGCGCCCGAGCCTGTGGTCGCCTCGGTTGGGCTCGCAATTGGCCTTTTACGCCGACTCTGCCCCGAGCATGCGCTTCTGACCGAGGCGCTGGCCGGCACGACGGTCCTGGCAACAGCATGGCAGGAGCGTGACGCCAAAGGTCTCTCCAACACCCTGTCATGTCGGTTCGAGAACGGCGCTCTGACCGGGATGAAATCATGGGTCGCGGGGGTGGCTGCTGCAAGTGGCATCCTCGTCGTGGCGGAGGCCGGCGGCGGCCCGGCTCTCGCTTTGGTTGAACCCGGCGGCAAGGGCATAGCCATCGACAAACGGCGTCAGTCCGATGGCAGTATGCTGGCCGAGCTACACCTGTCGGGCGCACCAGCCGAATTGCTCGCAAAGGGCCCGGCCGTCGCAAAGGCTCTGGAAGCTGCCGTCAGCGACACGACAGCGCTGACGGCGGCCGAGCTTGTCGGGGTCAGCGCCAAGGCGCTGGAGATCACGCTCGACTACATCAAGACGCGCGAGCAGTTCGACAAGCCAATCGGTTCGTTCCAGGTCATTCAGCATCGCGCGGTGGACATGCATGTCATGCAGGAAGTGGCCGAAGCGGGCGTGCGCGACGCGCTAGGCCTGATGGACGCGACAGAAGCCCCGCGCCTGCGTGCCCGCCAGGCCAGCCGCGCCAAGGCCCGGGCTTGCACCACGGCCAGGAAGATCACGCGCGAGGCCATCCAGCTGCATGGCGCGGTCGGCTACACCGACGAGTTCGACATCGGGCTTTACCTGAACAGGGCGCTGGTGCTCTCGGCCTGGCTGGGCGACGACGTCCATCACCGGCGGCTCTGGCTGAACGCCCGCAACGCAGAGGAGGCCGCAGAGTGATCGACTACAACGCCATGAGCGACGCGGACTTCCGCAGGGAGGTACGGCAGTTCTTCGAAACCGAGTATCCCGAAGAGC
The genomic region above belongs to Mesorhizobium sp. J428 and contains:
- a CDS encoding transglutaminase family protein, encoding MMTTSQEELPEEAARYVVPTYFVNSDSPEVQQFVARALRDLPNDASKSDKAIRLFEAVRDGIRYDPYTFALTADAYRASAIAGAEAAFCVPKAILLAACLRAVDIPAALGFADVRNHLNTPKLRELMGTDLFVYHGYVQLWLDGNTYKITPAFNMELCERFGVRPLIFDGNSDALFHEFDVKDQRHMEYVNDRGLYVDAPMEEFLRLFKRTYPKLEQFNRERISHSAEGVDAGFAAAGKVS
- a CDS encoding MaoC/PaaZ C-terminal domain-containing protein, producing the protein MKYLEDFQPGQIYRFRAEPLSKEEIIAFAHEWDPQRLHTDENYAVSVHGSLIASGFQTMLQVFKPVMHGMMPEIANIGGLGFDSLRWPRPIRPGEALDIELEVSSVTPSKSKPDRGVLAYTLRAMNPAGQVVFTADTPVMIKRRPSEEK
- a CDS encoding acyl-CoA dehydrogenase family protein; protein product: MSNAAHHDQDDLRLLRQSVRTLLERAGGVARARKIRDEGGGWDAPVMTELAEAGVFGAVVPEEAGGLGMGLAAAGIIAEEVGRAIAPEPVVASVGLAIGLLRRLCPEHALLTEALAGTTVLATAWQERDAKGLSNTLSCRFENGALTGMKSWVAGVAAASGILVVAEAGGGPALALVEPGGKGIAIDKRRQSDGSMLAELHLSGAPAELLAKGPAVAKALEAAVSDTTALTAAELVGVSAKALEITLDYIKTREQFDKPIGSFQVIQHRAVDMHVMQEVAEAGVRDALGLMDATEAPRLRARQASRAKARACTTARKITREAIQLHGAVGYTDEFDIGLYLNRALVLSAWLGDDVHHRRLWLNARNAEEAAE